From the Sardina pilchardus chromosome 11, fSarPil1.1, whole genome shotgun sequence genome, the window AACCTCTAGGCAATGGTATAACCGTGTGGATCAGACTGTTGTTCTGGGGGCCcttcctttcaaatcaatgacAGAGGAGGTACGCTTACAGACTACCCAAGGACAGTCTTCTTTACAGTTAGTGGATACACGTTTGTTCCACTTGTaacgctctttctctctgtatgtcgTTATTCAGTTGGTCCAGAAAGAAAATATCAGAGGAGTGATAACCATGAATGAAGAGTACGAGACAAAGTACTTTTGCAATTCATCAGAGGTGAGACCAGCTGTATTCTGTCCTTTCAGATTAGGGGATTGTTGTATTCTCATCTAGGCTACTTTACTTTGTTGTCACTCATTATTAACCCATACCAACTACATTCAATGGATTTTCTTGATCAACATCGTGTCTTTCCGGTTTTTACTTCAGTGTCCTTTTGCACGTCGACGTGTTTAACAATGCTGTGTCCATCCCCATACAGTTAAATGTGGAAGTGGCTGCGAAGCCTTTGTCGTTTGACATTTGAATCACATGGCATGCCATTGAATTTTCCTGCTTGACAGGTATCACAATACATTGGGTTATTTGTTTTCTTAAATTATGAGTTCTGGTTCTCACCAAAGCAATCTTAAGCAATTTACAATATGATCATTTAAAACATTATTTAAAGttgtcatatagcctacacaaataATAGAAATAGACTAGATCATTTtagaataacaacaataaacatgCAGACTGTGACATCAGGATAATTAGTTCAGTAGATCCAAGGCAAACCGATGAGTCTTCGAAAAGCTTATGAACATCTCAAAGCTACTGGAACGAAGGAAGGGCATTAGGTAAAAAATCATTCCAATAACCAGGAATCACAGATGAGAACAGTCATGACTGTGACATCTTAGTGTTGATGGAATGTCAATAAAGATGCGCATCAGAGGACCGCAGTGGGTATGAGGGAGAATAAAGCTGATTCATAAGATAACAAGACCAGATcgagtgtcctataggccagagttaGGAATCCTGGCTGCTATGGAAAGCCAACGAAGAGTAACTAACAGGAGTTACAAGTGTCTCCTTTGATTGATTAAATTCCAGATGTGCCGCTGCATTTTTAATCATTTGTGATGGTCTCACTACAAGTAGGTAGGCCAGGTAACAATGCATTGCAATAGGCTACGGTTTGGACAGAACCATGGCGTGCACAAGAAGTTGTGGCATATTGTGtaagataaggtctgatcttccaaatatagtaCAGTATAAACCAACATGACTTTATGACTGAGGCTTCATGCTCATCAATTATGACAGCcaagttactgtaaatgccattttagctggggtcaatgATGAGTCAAGATGGATGCTGGGCTGTTGGAGAGTATCTGGGTTAGCTGAGAATATCAGAAGCTCAGTATTAGAGATTGAGCTGAAGATGTTGATctttcatccagattgaaatatctcTGAAGTATGCTGAAATCCAAGAGGAAATAGTAGAGTCATCTGTTGGGAAAGACAGTTAAAGTTGAGTAGGGCTGCACACAGCACAATGGACTGATTTTTTATTTACATCAGGATGTGAACTAATGGAATTAGCTAATCGCATAGCTGCAAGTAATTGTGCGGCTTGCAGCTTTGTCCTAATGGTTAATCTTGTTACATCtatgtttttttaattcatGTCATCCTCCTTGTGTGACAGACAGCCAAGCTCACTTAACAGGAGTGCTATGCTTCTCATGCACCGAacatgctcaccaatcagaagtgacACAACTTATAACAAAATTTGGAATATTGAATTTGAGCTCTCAAAATTAGGCTATATCGCCATTAAATCGCAATAATTGTCGGAAAACTAGTATTGTTAACGTAACCATGGAAGGTGAATGATCTCAATGGGAGTGAATGATCTGACCTAAGGAAggaaaatggaaatggaaaacGGACTAGGCCCAAGTACTCATCTCTGAGGTTTtaagactttgatatctgtcctaACACTCTGAAGAATGTCATACTAACGTGAGGTAGGATGGAAACCTTTCCATGGAATTCCCAGCTCTGCTGACGTAGAGAGGTCACGAGTCATGAGTATCAATtgttgtctgactgtgtgtatgaaaaaaacaaataaagtcaaggcgtgtgtgtgtgtgtgtgtgtgtgtgtgtgtgtgtgtgtgtgtgtgtgtgtgtgtgtgtgtgtgtgtgtgtgtgtgtgtgtgtgtgtgtgtgtgtgtgtgtgtgtgtgtgtgtgtgtgtgtgtgtgtgtgtgtgtgtgtgtgtgtgtgtgacaggagtggAGGACAGCCGGGGTGGAGCAACTATGCCTGAGCACAGTTGACCTCACAGGTGTGCCCAGTATGGAGCACCTGCAGAGAGGGGTGGAGTTTGCCCTGCAGCATCGACAGGAAGGCACCAGTGTGTACATACACTGCAAAGCCGGCCGGTCCCGCAGCGCCACAGTCGCCGCTGCCTACCTCATCAAGGTGAGACAGCTGTAGACTGACCCTTGATGGTGGCAACAAAATGTTTTGCTAGGTCTTTTAGAAACATTGGATTATTGGACATTAACATTAAAGATGGCATAGAATGGAACACTTTGACTTGGAGACGGGAGGTTGCGGGAGCCTATTGTGTGGGTACCAGATAACCATGAGGGGGCGCTACATATCTGCTAAAAAGGTTGCAAGGTTGTACAGGGGATTGTAATAATGGCATTTAACAGACCAAAGTTGCATACCTTCTATATTAGCATCAGAGAACAATGTAAAATACTCGCTCATCCACTTTGACAAAAAGTATATGGGATCAGAAATGTGAACTGTACCTTTAAATTCCTTAGGCTTTTCTATGTGTATGTTCTGCGCTGTGTGTCTATAATTCAATTGGTTGACTGATCCCATGATTCCACATGAGTGCAATTTTGTCTGactcacatgttttttttccctctcatcTTCCTGCTTATCCCTTTCCCTTCAGCTTCACTGCTGGAGTCCTGAAGAGGCTTGTCAGATGTTGGCCTCTGTGCGGCCACATATATTAGTGCGCTCCGCACAGCGGGAGCTGCTCCTACAGTACTATCAGCAGGTCTGTGCTTCTGGCTCCAGCTAGAGGAGGGACGGAGAAGCCAAAACCACCACAGCAGAATCAAACTGACTGGTAATGGGTGCATTGGGTCCATCGGAAGGTATCTTACACTATCAATAGCTTGGATGTAGGTGAACAGAATGCAAAGGCAAAGTTTTGggtgcactttttttttaatgatccaACAGTTGTTTTTATATGGATGCAGACATTTTTATACAccgtttgtacacacacactgagtcatcAGGCTTCAAAAATCAGTCAAGTATGTGAAAAAACTGACTTGTGGTTACCACTGTATTTATTGACTGTATTAAAGATTGAAGAGGTTAAAGATGAAAAGACATTGGAatcatgtgttttcttttccgAGAAAATAAATTGGGAGCGTATGTAGGAATGCTCAAATATTTGCTATACTGAAACAATGCTTATCCATACTGGTCGAAACGTTGTGTAATTAAATCACTTCGGGAACAGCAGCAACAGTATGCGGGTACTTTTTTCAATTCTTCGACAATTCTTCTTCATTTTACCttgtgtaacgggtgctagctggttagctatgctgtggaacgttagtagacctcactccccgacgcttcaagagcgctgctggcatgaaagctagtagcctgggcttttagctggattgttagcgcgctcgactcccgatccgaggtgctgctgtctcgcgggttcgagtccgggcgtgtgcagggctggaccgcggtggttccacacaacgcaggttacacttgCACCTGTACaagttggatgtgcgtgcaCTCTCTGCTACTGAAACAATGCCCCAGGTTCTTGAACAAGTCACAATATGGCTTTGTAGGTTATGGGATGGCATTTGCCACACCAAAGGTATAATAGATGACTGGCAGAATACCTGGCTAGAATATCAGTTTTAATAGGAAACTGAAATGAGGTCAACACTTGACCAGCAGATAAGTAATTGCCATGAATTTATTTGTTGATCTCTCAAGATTGTCATCCAGATAAACTGGAAAAAAGTCTATTATATGGCTTATGGAAAAGGGCTCACTCAGAATCAGAGTtcttttattgtcattgtacaaaGGAGAACATGCATTATAGTGCTTGGCAGTAACTGTAGATACCCAGAACGCCATAATCAGGCCTAAATAAACCATTCAGATTAACTATTAACATTTCAATGATGTTAAATGTAGCCACTTTGCACTTGGGCATGGAAAAGTCCCTGACACTGACAAAGGTGAAACTTGCCATTATTATTGTGGCTATCGGAGTTACTATGGCTATGCTATAGTCTTAGGAACAACAACCAATTCTCTTCTCAATTACATATAAAAATAACATGTACAACTTTGAAATGTTGCTGTTTATGTGTAGTTTGATCTGAAAGGTTATATAACAGAACAACTTGGGACACTGACACTACTTAAATGGCTCCCAATCTGTTGAATGACCCATAGGAGTATCATGTTGATTAGGGGTGTGCCGCATGGTCGCATGGTCGCATAGCGCAACCGAATAAGTCATGCTATCAAGATAGAGTTACCATGTCACTGACTGCCCACCTTAAGTTAGAGCCTTGCAGTCACAATAAACATAAATCTGAGACATTTCACTGTTTCTATATTCTGTTTATGTCATGTTTACATGCATGAGTATAGCCTGCACTATGCAAATAAAAGATCAACTATGGTGCAAATCCATATGCTAGGCCTActcagaaataaacacacaccccacacatgtacagtaatgtgGTTAAGTGGTTGCATGAGTTTGTCAGACACCACAGGTCTACTCTTGCAGCCAGTTTACTTCCTGGGCTCACGTTCAACAGTTGCCATAGTGCAAAGTACTCATATTGGCAGACAGAGTAGAGAAGGGTGAGCAGTGCCTCAAACAACGCTTTACACTGAAACCAGCCATGTTGTCACAGCTTAATCAGGCCTGAGAAAAGTGCTGTGGTGCTTTTATCGTCATCCTGTTCTAACTAATTTTACCTCAGACAACATCGACTTTTTAACTTATAGTTTCACTGTTTGGGTTCACAGTGAAATGTGACATTAAAATGTGAGTATATACACAATCTTTCATTGAAGCCTGTATGCCATAATGAAAGTACATTGGGGTGTTGTGTTGACGCTAATTTGAGAGTGTGATGTCCATCTGTCTATAATTGTTTTGcatcatgttttattttttgctttttaTGATTTGGTCATTTGTTTTTTATATAGTTTAGTTCTTGATCTTAGTTAAAGTCTAGCAGCAGAGTTATTTCAatttctatatactgtatgtttttttgtgggAGACAAAAAGTGAATTGCAGTGATAATTTTTCTGCAGtgttgagttaaaaaaaaaggcagcacTTTGGCACTTAGGCTGTCTGGGTAACTTTGCTTATATGGTAGGCTATTTGAAGCTTAACTATAGATCTAAGGTGCAAAGGCTTGTTGCTTTAATTTGACCTGGTTTGGCAGGTTCCTAAGATTTCCAACCAAAAGCACCTCTGTTTTATCGTAATTTAGCTTGCTTCAAGTCGGGCTAGGCTGGGCATTGGTAATTCatattgttgaataaaacaatgtattgtgtgtatgtgggtaggagtttgggtagggggccctggcttgtcttagacacaggcaagggggcctcaaggaaaaaaggttgggaaacattGCTCTAGACTAACATAAACATTTCTGTCAGTAGTGGAGAACTGACACCAGTTTCAAACATTATCAGAGAGACCAACCCACTTCACAAGGTGGTGAATTAGAATGTTATGATCAGTGGTGTCAGATTTAAACTACTAACAGTTCGAACCAGAAatgtgatacagtatgttttgatGAGAGAATTCAGTGTATAAATCACAATTCCTGCATAGTTCAATCACGTCCATCCATGCATTCTGTGAGTTGGTATTTTTGGTATTGCTGATACATGTATATTAATTTTGGGACTACATCAGCTTTGCAAGATCCCAGAGATCAACCTACACAGAAGTGCATTAATGATGAACTGAAACTAGCCTGTATTGTGTCTATAAAACAGGGTAATGGAAATTCCCTGTGCCTAACAAAACTGAAAGCAAAATATCAGATGGTGATGGTGTAGCCTGCAATGGAATACAGGTAATAAACTTACACTTTTTTCAACAGTGAGTACATGCCACCAATCTATTGCCTCAAATTCAATGTGTAGATATGGAATATAATGAACTTTAGACATTAGTTTTGTTTTAGCAGTAATAACAGCGATTATTATTAAATAATTGTTGGTTACAATCACTACTAGACTCAAGACTCTACTGGGGCACAGTAATCAAATGATCTGCTGTCAAAAAGGTAATATGAGATAGTTTACAGTACCTTAACACACAGTACAGTTAAATATTGTCTAGTCTAGTGACGCCAATGGTTACAATGTACATtttaaaacaggaagtgtgcaaTGTTGTAGTAGATTCGAGTCAGAGAGCAAAGTGGATGTGTCCGGGGAAACCTTTGACAGATATATAAAAAGGACAATGCGCTTACTTTCTTTTCTCCACTGTTAGAAGAAGGATTTCATTCTCAACGTTCAAAACTAGTAGTCGTATACACATCCCACCATTTGACAGGTGGACAAATGGAACTTGCTTCAAGAAAAAATTTGAATGTCTGCaaacaagcaacgtttcgactGGGACTTCTTTCATTCTCAAGCCATCGTTCTTTTCTGTATACCATTCTGCAGGTGTTAACTGGTTTTACTGGTTTACCCACTTGTGCCGCCGAGCATGTGATATGAGGGTTAATGTTAGACAGAAAGGCAAAAGGACTTATTCTGTTAGGGATAGCACTAATAATTGCCATACTGTCATTGTTGACATAGATCTGCTCTTATTTCAAATCTAGGTCAAGTTTATTTGACAACCCCAGCAACCAATGGAAAAAAGTAAGACACCTAAAATTATGTTTTTGGATTTTATAGGTTGCAGCTGGATACTTATATGGATATACTTATATTTGTCATTGGGTTAAGTGATTGCGTTTCTTTAATTTTTTGTGTTTCATTTAGTCTCTACAGGCAGACAATCACCCCTTTGTGTGGTGCTCACAGCAGCCGTTGGAGGCTATGTTATCACAGCTACCACAGCAGAAGCAATAGAGGCAGGAGACTGGTTTATCAAAACCACCACCCTACCTGAGGTTATTCACATGGCAACGGACACCGGTGCATTTGGTGTGGGTCTGCTGATGATGTGCCTAGCGCTGGGCATTGCGCTGTGGTCAGTTGCAGTGGGCATCAAGTTTGCCACTGGAGTGAATAGCCTCTTGAAGATGCTAGGGTTGAAGACTTCGACAATGATCTCCGTGGGGCCGTTGATAGCCCTGGGAACCTCAGGAACTGGAGCCTTGCTGGGGACAACTGCTGGATCTCTCCTGGTGTGGGGAAAACAAGGACTCGTCATAGGACTCAGTGTTGTGCTACTTGTCATTTGCATTATAATGTGGCCTTTCATTCCAGTTGCATTAAGAAATCCCCCCGAAGGACGTGTCCTTTTAATGATACAGCTAATAGTGTTCTTGATTATCCAGTTCATTACGATATATTTGGGGATTAGTTTTAGCTTTGTTCATCCAGGTGCATACATTTTGACGCTAATAATGACATGGGCTATCGTGGGTTCAGAATCAACCTATAAGTTAGCACAAAAACTTTTGAGACATGTTCCTGGTCAGATGCCAGATTCAGGGGATTTCTTTGTGTACAGTTTTTGCATGGTAACGTGGTTCACAGGTGTTACAATTGGAACTACAGGCTTTTTTCTGTTATACAGACAGAAAGCACAGCAGGACACCAAAATAATATTATTATCCTGTTCACACATTGGACCATTGTGTGCCACCATCATGGGAGCTGTGGTTGGTGTCTACTCCATGCTGGGTTTAAAGACAACAGATGCTGAAACAGTGGCTCTTGGTGCAGTAAGCACAACCTTATTGGCACTGAAAGGTATTCCAGCAGCGTCGGACATTCTTGGACCTTGTGGTACGGCCGGTCTGGTCATTGGAGTGGGCAGCATAGCAGGGCTGTCTCTGGAAGCAGCTGTAGTAGCTGCAAAGATGAGGTATCGTGGACCAGGTGGTGCAGGTGCTTTGTTTGGGGCATTTGGGGGTGCTATTTTAGGGACAATATCTTTATCGGTGTCTAGAAAAATACTATTATTGTTTGTAACGACTGTTGTGGCTGTTCTTCCAAATCTTGAGAAAGTTGAACGAATTGGATATGGAGAGGTAAAACCACTGGAAAGTGCTGTTGAGGGTGCAGTGTTTTTTGGTATAGTTGCACTAGCAACAGGAGCTGTAGGACTGGCAGTTATATTTATTGGGTTCACAGGAATTGCAGGGTTTTTCATAGGTATTGTTGTCAGCTTAGTAGCAATTATATGTTTATTCATATTCACTGAATTAATGCATTAGGCTTCCTCAAAGCATTATGGTGGTTACTGTATTTAGCAGatgattttgtccaaagtgaccaTAGTGACAGAATATAAATGTACAATAGTTAAAATTAAAAGTAAACAGTTAAAAGTTAGTTTGCCAACATCCAAGAACCAAAACTACAGGAATGCAGAATGCAACTCATTTCAACAAGGAGGACCCACTGAGGAAAatagtcttgaatttgacctagTGTATGGAAGGTCAGTAGACGCTCATCAGAGACTGCAGTGGGCGATCTGGGATGTTGAGCTGGATCATGGAATTGAGAAGCAGGGAGCTTCAGAGTGTCCAGAGTGAGgaatttgaatttaattctggcttCTACAGGAAGCCAATCCAGAGTAGCCAAACTAAGAGAGGAGttatgtgtcctctttggctgattgaagactagGCATAGGCCTGTATTAACTGGAATGGTTTCACTACagaagcaggtaggccagctaacaatgtactgtatttccagTTCGAAAATAGCAGCCTGCACAAAAAGTTGTGTGGCATTTTGAGTCATATAAAGTCTGATCTTCCAACAACTTCTTGATGTAAGGAgaaaccaacatgattttgctATTGAGGCTATGCCTAGACTACATGCTCATCAATTATAAATGGATAAATAATGAATTACTAATACCTTGGGTTCATGTCAGAGAAGTTCACTGAAGGACGGGTGGCCAAAGGAAAGTAATTGCCTGTAggcaatgtaggcctatgcattcgGCTTGTACATGTGCCTGAAAATTACGATCTGAAAGCTTATGCTGCCACCTAGTGTATTAAAAGTTTACATGACATCCGATCAGTCTCTTTTTCAATAATATATAAGTTTCAATTTCTGTACAGAAAatcaacatgtatttattttcatgaaCTGAGTTCATGAAATAATTCAGAACGCAATGGAAAactaacaaaacacaaaatccattaaaaaaaatcatgtttttggaaacatcaTTCTATTCAGTGACGTCACTCACACAAGCCGATGCATTACCCAACATGGCGGCCTCCCTTGTCAGATTTGTCCGTGGAGGGATCCACAAGACTTTAAACCGTGAGTAACCTTCAAGCTTGCCTTGTTC encodes:
- the LOC134095755 gene encoding uncharacterized protein LOC134095755, with the protein product MEKISTGRQSPLCVVLTAAVGGYVITATTAEAIEAGDWFIKTTTLPEVIHMATDTGAFGVGLLMMCLALGIALWSVAVGIKFATGVNSLLKMLGLKTSTMISVGPLIALGTSGTGALLGTTAGSLLVWGKQGLVIGLSVVLLVICIIMWPFIPVALRNPPEGRVLLMIQLIVFLIIQFITIYLGISFSFVHPGAYILTLIMTWAIVGSESTYKLAQKLLRHVPGQMPDSGDFFVYSFCMVTWFTGVTIGTTGFFLLYRQKAQQDTKIILLSCSHIGPLCATIMGAVVGVYSMLGLKTTDAETVALGAVSTTLLALKGIPAASDILGPCGTAGLVIGVGSIAGLSLEAAVVAAKMRYRGPGGAGALFGAFGGAILGTISLSVSRKILLLFVTTVVAVLPNLEKVERIGYGEVKPLESAVEGAVFFGIVALATGAVGLAVIFIGFTGIAGFFIGIVVSLVAIICLFIFTELMH
- the ptpmt1 gene encoding phosphatidylglycerophosphatase and protein-tyrosine phosphatase 1 isoform X2; protein product: MSSRSSMHAFLKTLVQKENIRGVITMNEEYETKYFCNSSEEWRTAGVEQLCLSTVDLTGVPSMEHLQRGVEFALQHRQEGTSVYIHCKAGRSRSATVAAAYLIKLHCWSPEEACQMLASVRPHILVRSAQRELLLQYYQQVCASGSS
- the ptpmt1 gene encoding phosphatidylglycerophosphatase and protein-tyrosine phosphatase 1 isoform X1, yielding MSGALARLLFYPTLAYNVLMEKITSRQWYNRVDQTVVLGALPFKSMTEELVQKENIRGVITMNEEYETKYFCNSSEEWRTAGVEQLCLSTVDLTGVPSMEHLQRGVEFALQHRQEGTSVYIHCKAGRSRSATVAAAYLIKLHCWSPEEACQMLASVRPHILVRSAQRELLLQYYQQVCASGSS